One Nostocoides sp. HKS02 genomic window carries:
- a CDS encoding nitroreductase family deazaflavin-dependent oxidoreductase, whose product MILIHHIGAKTGTVRVNPLVYFPQPDSSMLIVASKGGAPTNPDWYHNVLAHPRFDVEVGTETFTVEAQVLTEEERAEAWPTIVAQRPGFGEYEKKTSRVIPVVRLRRVT is encoded by the coding sequence ATGATCCTCATCCACCACATCGGCGCCAAGACCGGCACCGTCCGGGTCAACCCGCTGGTCTACTTCCCCCAGCCGGACTCCTCGATGCTCATCGTGGCATCGAAGGGGGGCGCGCCGACCAATCCGGACTGGTACCACAATGTGCTGGCCCACCCGCGGTTCGACGTCGAGGTCGGCACCGAGACGTTCACCGTCGAGGCGCAGGTGCTCACCGAGGAGGAGCGAGCCGAGGCCTGGCCGACCATCGTCGCGCAGCGCCCCGGCTTCGGCGAGTACGAGAAGAAGACGTCGCGCGTCATCCCGGTCGTGCGTCTGCGCCGGGTCACCTGA
- a CDS encoding polysaccharide biosynthesis tyrosine autokinase, with product MELKDYLAVARTYWRGVTVFVLFGVAVAAGLSMVQPKIYQADASGFVSSGTSTSPGEASVSDSLAKSRAASYVDLATSRATAQTVIDRLGLQANPAALIGSVTVSQPLDTVLIKISARASTPLAAQQLADAWVQALKAQVDQVENPTGVSSQALHIVPIESAMLPGAPVSPNTKRNVALGFVVGLLLGFGYAVVRSQLDRKVRRAEDVERQFGVTVAATIPASPAMVRRKGGRVPLVVLQGKGKIHDPVHASEAFLKLRTNLQFMDIDNPPRVIVVTSPLPGDGKSTIAANLAAALSMSDRRVVLIDGDLRRPVVAESFGLVEGAGLTDVLIGRVDFADVAQSVAALPNLLVLAAGGTPPNPSEMLGSKAMRRLLDSLADRGYTVIIDAPPLLPVTDAAVLTASADGALVAVSAGRTLDTQLAAALGTLNAVQGHTLGVVLNRVSPKSADSGYYGGGYYAVHDTPAPAAHPAPRRRVVTFEGEDSRTAARAAG from the coding sequence ATGGAGCTGAAGGACTACCTGGCCGTGGCCCGCACGTACTGGCGCGGGGTCACCGTGTTCGTGCTCTTCGGGGTTGCCGTCGCCGCTGGGCTCAGCATGGTCCAGCCGAAGATCTACCAGGCCGATGCCAGCGGTTTCGTCAGCTCGGGAACGAGCACGTCGCCGGGTGAGGCCTCGGTCAGCGACTCGCTGGCCAAGTCACGGGCGGCGTCGTACGTCGACCTGGCCACGTCGCGGGCGACCGCGCAGACGGTCATCGACCGCCTCGGTCTTCAGGCGAACCCGGCCGCCCTGATCGGCAGCGTGACGGTCAGCCAACCGCTCGACACGGTGCTCATCAAGATCAGCGCCCGGGCCTCGACCCCGCTGGCCGCCCAGCAGCTCGCTGATGCCTGGGTCCAGGCTCTCAAGGCCCAAGTGGACCAGGTCGAGAACCCCACCGGGGTGTCGTCCCAGGCGCTGCACATCGTGCCGATCGAGTCGGCGATGCTGCCGGGCGCGCCGGTCTCGCCCAACACCAAGCGGAACGTCGCCCTGGGCTTCGTGGTCGGCCTGCTGCTCGGCTTCGGGTATGCCGTGGTGCGCAGCCAGCTGGATCGCAAGGTCCGCCGGGCCGAGGACGTGGAGCGCCAGTTCGGGGTCACCGTTGCCGCGACGATCCCCGCCAGCCCCGCGATGGTTCGCCGCAAGGGCGGCCGGGTGCCGCTCGTGGTGCTCCAGGGAAAGGGCAAGATCCACGACCCGGTGCACGCGTCAGAGGCCTTCCTCAAGCTGCGCACGAACCTGCAGTTCATGGACATCGACAACCCGCCCCGCGTCATCGTCGTGACCAGCCCCCTGCCCGGCGACGGCAAGTCGACCATCGCCGCGAACCTCGCTGCAGCACTGTCGATGTCGGACCGCCGCGTCGTCCTCATCGACGGCGACCTCCGGCGGCCGGTCGTTGCGGAGTCGTTCGGACTCGTGGAAGGCGCCGGGCTCACCGACGTCCTCATCGGTCGGGTGGACTTCGCCGATGTGGCGCAGTCGGTGGCGGCGCTGCCCAACCTGCTCGTCCTGGCCGCCGGCGGTACCCCGCCCAACCCGAGCGAGATGCTCGGCTCCAAGGCGATGCGCCGGCTGCTCGACTCGCTCGCGGACCGCGGCTACACCGTGATCATCGACGCCCCGCCCCTGCTCCCGGTGACCGATGCGGCGGTGCTGACCGCCTCGGCGGACGGCGCGCTCGTGGCCGTGAGCGCGGGCCGCACGCTCGACACCCAGCTGGCTGCAGCCCTGGGCACCCTGAACGCGGTCCAAGGACACACCCTCGGCGTCGTGCTCAACCGGGTGTCCCCGAAGAGCGCGGACAGCGGGTACTACGGCGGCGGGTACTACGCAGTGCACGACACTCCCGCGCCGGCGGCCCATCCGGCCCCGCGTCGCCGCGTCGTGACCTTCGAGGGGGAGGACTCGCGAACCGCGGCACGGGCCGCCGGCTGA
- a CDS encoding bifunctional methylenetetrahydrofolate dehydrogenase/methenyltetrahydrofolate cyclohydrolase: MTARILDGKAVLAAIKDELRGRVDALREQGVVPGLGTVLVGDDPGSQWYVAAKHKDCAEVGITSIRRDLAASATQAEVEAVIDELNADPGCTGFLVQQPTGLDEFALLSRVDPVKDVDGLHPTNLGWLVLGKEAPLPCTPAGCIELLRRFDVPLAGARVVLVGRGITVGRPLGLMLTRRSENATVTLCHTGTRDLAAEVRQADIVVAAAGVPGLITADMVKPGAAVLDVGVSRILAEDGRSKVAGDVAADVAEVAGWVSPNPGGVGPMTRAMLLSNIVAAAERQLAETSA; this comes from the coding sequence GTGACGGCACGCATCCTCGACGGCAAGGCGGTCCTCGCGGCCATCAAGGACGAGCTGCGTGGGCGGGTGGACGCGCTGCGCGAGCAGGGCGTGGTGCCCGGCCTGGGCACCGTGCTGGTGGGAGACGACCCGGGCAGCCAGTGGTACGTCGCCGCCAAACACAAGGACTGTGCCGAGGTCGGCATCACGAGCATTCGCCGAGACCTGGCTGCCAGCGCGACGCAGGCAGAGGTCGAGGCCGTCATCGACGAGCTCAACGCCGATCCTGGGTGCACCGGCTTCCTCGTGCAGCAACCGACGGGGCTCGACGAGTTCGCGCTGCTGTCGCGGGTCGACCCGGTCAAGGACGTCGACGGGCTGCACCCGACGAACCTGGGCTGGCTCGTACTGGGCAAGGAAGCGCCGCTGCCCTGCACGCCGGCCGGCTGCATCGAGCTGCTCCGGCGGTTCGACGTGCCGTTGGCGGGGGCTCGGGTGGTCTTGGTCGGCCGTGGCATCACTGTGGGCCGCCCGCTGGGCCTCATGCTGACCCGGCGCAGCGAGAACGCCACGGTCACGTTGTGCCACACCGGAACCCGTGACCTGGCGGCGGAGGTGCGCCAGGCCGACATCGTCGTGGCGGCCGCCGGTGTGCCGGGCCTGATCACCGCCGACATGGTCAAGCCCGGCGCAGCCGTGCTCGATGTGGGCGTGAGCCGCATCCTCGCCGAGGACGGTCGGTCCAAGGTGGCCGGCGACGTCGCTGCCGACGTGGCCGAGGTCGCGGGCTGGGTCAGCCCCAACCCCGGGGGTGTGGGCCCGATGACCCGCGCCATGCTGCTGTCGAACATCGTGGCCGCAGCGGAGCGACAGCTCGCCGAGACCTCGGCCTGA
- a CDS encoding PqqD family protein: MPEPRVDEPVWHRSPDVAVVDHGERVVVLDLQDPQTARPLVMEGSAAAIWHALAEPRTTDQVVAAVALDFGLPATEVAADVRSFLTTLSERGLAATVTTAAPMRGPTSRPGQSPSGPPRR; encoded by the coding sequence TTGCCTGAGCCCCGTGTCGACGAGCCGGTGTGGCACCGTTCCCCCGATGTCGCGGTGGTCGACCACGGCGAGCGGGTCGTCGTGCTCGACCTCCAGGACCCGCAGACTGCCCGTCCGCTGGTCATGGAGGGCTCGGCCGCCGCGATCTGGCACGCTTTGGCCGAGCCCCGCACGACCGACCAGGTGGTCGCTGCGGTGGCCCTCGACTTCGGTCTCCCGGCCACCGAAGTCGCCGCCGATGTCCGCAGCTTCCTCACCACCTTGAGCGAGCGAGGTCTCGCAGCCACCGTGACCACCGCCGCCCCCATGCGAGGCCCTACATCACGACCGGGACAGTCGCCGTCTGGGCCGCCCCGCCGTTGA
- a CDS encoding malate dehydrogenase, producing MSTTPVKVAVTGAAGQIGYSLLFRIASGSLFGPDTPVELRLLEITPALKALEGVVMELDDCAFPTLAGVEIGDDANTIFDGVNHALLVGARPRGPGMERGDLLEANGGIFAPQGKALNAVAADDVHVTVTGNPANTNALIAMSNAPDIPRERFAALTRLDHNRAISQLAAKLGVPVTEIRKMTIWGNHSATQYPDLFHAEVSGKNAAEAVNDQAWLEGTFIPTVAKRGAAIIEARGASSAASAASATVDHARDWAIGTAEGDWVSMSVCSDGSYGVPEGLISSFPVTVKDGAWSIVQGLEIDDFSRARIDASVAELAEERDAVRGLGLIS from the coding sequence GTGAGCACTACCCCCGTCAAGGTCGCCGTCACCGGCGCGGCCGGTCAGATCGGTTACAGCCTCCTCTTCCGGATCGCGAGCGGCTCGCTCTTCGGGCCGGACACCCCGGTCGAGCTGCGGCTCCTGGAGATCACCCCCGCGCTCAAGGCGCTCGAGGGTGTCGTCATGGAGCTCGACGACTGCGCGTTCCCGACCCTGGCCGGCGTCGAGATCGGCGACGACGCCAACACCATCTTCGACGGCGTCAACCACGCCCTGCTCGTCGGCGCCCGACCCCGGGGCCCGGGCATGGAGCGCGGCGACCTGCTCGAGGCCAACGGCGGCATCTTCGCCCCCCAGGGCAAGGCGCTCAACGCCGTCGCGGCCGACGACGTCCACGTCACCGTGACCGGCAACCCGGCCAACACCAACGCGCTCATCGCGATGAGCAACGCCCCCGACATCCCCCGCGAGCGCTTCGCCGCGTTGACCCGCTTGGACCACAACCGCGCCATCAGCCAGCTCGCGGCCAAGCTCGGCGTCCCGGTGACCGAGATCCGCAAGATGACGATCTGGGGCAACCACTCCGCCACCCAGTACCCCGACCTGTTCCACGCCGAGGTGTCGGGCAAGAACGCCGCCGAGGCAGTGAACGACCAGGCCTGGCTCGAAGGCACCTTCATCCCGACTGTGGCCAAGCGCGGCGCGGCGATCATCGAGGCGCGCGGCGCCTCGTCGGCCGCATCCGCGGCGAGCGCCACCGTCGACCACGCCCGTGACTGGGCCATCGGCACGGCCGAGGGTGACTGGGTGTCGATGTCGGTGTGCTCCGACGGCTCCTACGGCGTGCCCGAGGGCCTCATCTCGTCCTTCCCCGTCACGGTGAAGGACGGCGCCTGGTCGATCGTCCAGGGCCTCGAGATCGACGACTTCTCCCGCGCCCGGATCGATGCCTCCGTCGCCGAGCTCGCCGAGGAGCGCGACGCCGTGCGCGGTCTGGGCCTGATTTCCTGA
- a CDS encoding FdrA family protein — protein sequence MTDHLEVRKGAYYDSVSLMQVSRQVAGAAGVSAAQVAMATELNLEVIGGMGFSVPEAVQPNELVVAIRAEDEDGVAAGLAALEQALGALKSAGIQSGGFGDAPPPRTLGAAVSRAGATLALVSVPGEYATLEALDALGRGVSVMLFSDNVPVADEVRLKEAAARADLLVMGPDCGTAVVGGVALGFANVVRRGPVGIVAASGTGAQQVMALLDAAGVGVSHCLGVGGRDLSAAVAGRSTRQALAALALDEGTEAVVVVSKPPAPEVLADLEAYAAGLGVPVHWAILGAGRPDLTAATEAALAATGVDVPQWPSWEGAATGAVGGHLRGLFCGGTLADEAMLIASAELGGIRSNIPLSPELALGADLRTDGHAVIDFGDDTLTRGRAHPMIDPTLRLERLRAEAADPTCGVLLLDLVLGHGAHADPAPELAAAIEAARESAGRPLPVVVSLTGTTGDPQGLERSAAILHQAGATVYLSNAQATRHAVSLVTGTDHQEPSR from the coding sequence GTGACCGACCACCTCGAGGTCCGCAAGGGCGCGTACTACGACTCCGTCAGCCTGATGCAGGTCTCGCGGCAGGTCGCGGGCGCTGCCGGCGTGAGCGCTGCCCAGGTGGCGATGGCCACCGAGCTCAACCTCGAGGTCATCGGCGGGATGGGCTTCAGCGTCCCCGAGGCGGTGCAGCCCAACGAGCTGGTGGTGGCGATCCGCGCCGAGGACGAGGACGGCGTGGCCGCAGGCCTGGCCGCCCTGGAGCAGGCCCTCGGCGCCCTGAAGTCGGCTGGCATCCAGTCCGGCGGTTTCGGTGACGCGCCGCCTCCCCGCACGCTGGGCGCGGCCGTCTCCCGGGCCGGGGCCACCCTCGCGCTCGTCTCGGTTCCCGGCGAGTACGCCACCCTCGAGGCCCTGGACGCGCTGGGTCGAGGCGTCTCGGTGATGCTCTTCTCCGACAACGTGCCGGTCGCGGACGAGGTCCGGCTCAAGGAGGCGGCGGCGCGTGCGGACCTGCTCGTCATGGGGCCGGACTGCGGGACCGCGGTGGTCGGTGGCGTCGCCCTCGGCTTCGCCAACGTCGTGCGCCGGGGCCCGGTCGGGATCGTCGCCGCCTCCGGCACGGGAGCCCAGCAGGTCATGGCGCTCCTGGATGCGGCCGGGGTCGGCGTGAGCCACTGCCTGGGCGTGGGCGGACGCGACCTGTCTGCGGCTGTCGCCGGGCGGTCGACGCGCCAGGCGCTCGCGGCCCTGGCCTTGGACGAGGGCACCGAAGCCGTCGTCGTCGTGTCCAAGCCCCCCGCCCCCGAGGTGCTCGCCGACCTCGAGGCGTATGCCGCGGGGCTGGGTGTCCCCGTGCACTGGGCCATCCTCGGGGCCGGACGACCCGACCTGACCGCTGCCACCGAGGCCGCGCTGGCCGCGACGGGCGTGGACGTGCCGCAGTGGCCCAGCTGGGAGGGCGCCGCCACAGGTGCTGTCGGCGGGCACCTGCGCGGGCTGTTCTGCGGTGGCACCCTCGCCGACGAGGCGATGCTCATCGCCAGTGCCGAGCTCGGCGGCATACGCTCCAACATCCCGTTGTCGCCCGAGCTGGCGCTGGGCGCCGACCTTCGCACCGACGGGCACGCCGTCATCGACTTCGGCGACGACACGCTCACCCGCGGCCGCGCCCACCCGATGATCGACCCCACGCTGCGCCTCGAACGGCTCCGGGCGGAGGCCGCCGACCCCACGTGCGGCGTCCTGCTCCTCGACCTCGTGCTCGGACACGGCGCCCACGCCGACCCCGCCCCCGAGCTGGCCGCCGCCATCGAGGCGGCCCGGGAGTCGGCCGGACGTCCCCTGCCGGTGGTGGTGTCGCTGACCGGCACCACCGGCGACCCCCAGGGCCTGGAGCGCAGCGCCGCGATCCTGCACCAGGCGGGCGCCACCGTGTACCTGTCGAACGCCCAGGCCACCCGCCACGCCGTGTCCCTGGTGACCGGCACCGACCACCAGGAGCCCTCCCGATGA
- a CDS encoding DUF2877 domain-containing protein codes for MTLWPAAVSERSAVRLAQPPRPAVVLGAFPRALYLGLGGHADVLPLVAPSGLRLPTALTVATEAVGWGVQPGDEVLVGGGAVHLPGVCVRAVRTWRPARVPTAVGGRLAWSSAAVAPLAWSEPARLLTQRLRSGRSVASAVAALVGAGPGLTPSGDDVLCGVLLGLRVHGSASAALVPALWAHVLPRLTATTSLSAALLTEAAEGYGVPPVARLAEAIVDGDEAGVAAAAAAVHAIGHSSGSDLLGGLVGSLEALTCPTSSIHPTTDRTPRAATPGSLP; via the coding sequence GCCGTGGTCCTGGGCGCCTTTCCCCGCGCGCTGTACCTCGGGCTGGGCGGCCACGCTGACGTCCTGCCGCTCGTCGCGCCGTCGGGGCTGCGCCTGCCGACTGCGCTGACCGTCGCCACCGAGGCGGTTGGCTGGGGCGTCCAGCCGGGGGACGAGGTCCTCGTCGGGGGCGGCGCGGTCCACCTGCCCGGAGTCTGCGTGCGCGCGGTCCGGACCTGGCGCCCGGCCCGCGTCCCGACCGCGGTCGGGGGCCGCCTGGCCTGGTCCAGCGCAGCGGTCGCGCCGCTGGCGTGGAGCGAGCCGGCACGCCTGCTCACCCAGCGGCTGCGCTCCGGGAGATCTGTCGCATCGGCCGTGGCGGCGCTGGTCGGCGCAGGGCCCGGCCTGACACCCAGTGGCGACGACGTGCTGTGCGGGGTGCTGCTGGGGCTGCGTGTGCACGGCTCGGCGTCGGCAGCTCTCGTCCCCGCTCTGTGGGCGCACGTGCTGCCGCGGCTCACCGCGACGACGAGCCTCTCGGCCGCGCTGCTCACCGAAGCGGCCGAGGGCTATGGCGTGCCCCCAGTGGCACGCCTCGCCGAGGCCATCGTGGACGGGGACGAGGCCGGGGTGGCCGCTGCCGCAGCGGCCGTGCACGCCATCGGCCACAGCTCCGGCTCCGACCTGTTGGGCGGCCTGGTGGGCTCGCTCGAAGCCCTGACGTGCCCGACCTCCAGCATCCACCCCACGACCGATCGCACACCCCGTGCCGCCACCCCAGGGAGCCTGCCGTGA
- a CDS encoding DUF1116 domain-containing protein, which yields MTLPLHGLLSEDPVVATSGVSLFAEALRAQAVPVTETDWQPPLEGAGPALAAVMADPRRTEANALALQRMTAAGADFVDVRPASEALGLERGTFLHAGPPLEWERASGPMRGALIGAMLFEGMAQTPEEAEAALAAGQVTLEPCHHRAAVGPMAGVVSPSMWVYELRDEVHDHTSWCSLNEGLGKVLRYGAYGPEVIDRLHWMNSVLGPLLQQAIRAAGPIDVKSIIAQMLQMGDEGHNRNRAGSLMLLRELLPSLITADGSSSDIAEAVRFSGANEHFFLNLGMPACKLSTLAAEGIPGSSVVTTMARNGTDFGIRTAGTGDQWFTGPANTPQGLFLGSYGPDDANPDIGDSAITETAGIGGFAMAAAPAIVRFVGGDVPFALRATRTMYEITVGEHTAYQVPILEFRGTPTGIDVVAVARTGILPQINTGMAGRVAGTGQVGAGLVNPPVECFTQALEALAATATP from the coding sequence ATGACCCTGCCCCTGCACGGCCTGCTGTCCGAGGACCCCGTGGTCGCGACGTCCGGGGTCAGCCTCTTCGCGGAAGCGCTGCGCGCCCAGGCGGTTCCGGTCACCGAGACGGACTGGCAGCCGCCTCTCGAGGGCGCCGGGCCCGCGCTCGCGGCGGTGATGGCCGACCCGCGACGCACCGAGGCCAACGCCCTGGCCTTGCAGCGGATGACCGCCGCGGGCGCGGACTTCGTCGACGTCCGGCCGGCCAGCGAGGCATTGGGCCTCGAGCGTGGAACCTTCCTGCACGCCGGGCCGCCGCTGGAGTGGGAGCGTGCCTCCGGTCCCATGCGAGGCGCCCTCATCGGAGCCATGCTGTTCGAGGGGATGGCACAGACCCCCGAGGAGGCGGAGGCGGCGCTGGCGGCCGGGCAGGTCACCCTGGAGCCCTGCCACCACCGCGCTGCCGTCGGGCCGATGGCGGGCGTGGTCTCGCCGTCGATGTGGGTCTACGAGCTGCGCGACGAGGTCCACGACCACACCTCCTGGTGCTCGCTGAACGAGGGCCTCGGCAAGGTGCTCCGCTACGGCGCCTACGGGCCCGAGGTCATCGACCGGCTGCACTGGATGAACTCGGTGCTCGGCCCCTTGCTGCAACAGGCGATTCGCGCCGCCGGTCCGATCGACGTCAAGTCGATCATCGCCCAGATGCTGCAGATGGGCGACGAGGGCCACAACCGCAACCGGGCCGGCTCGCTGATGCTCCTCCGTGAGCTGCTGCCGTCCCTCATCACGGCCGATGGCTCGTCCAGTGACATCGCCGAGGCCGTCCGCTTCTCCGGCGCCAACGAGCACTTCTTCCTCAACCTCGGTATGCCGGCGTGCAAGCTCTCGACGCTCGCCGCCGAGGGCATCCCCGGCTCGTCCGTCGTGACGACGATGGCCCGCAACGGCACCGACTTCGGCATCCGCACCGCCGGTACCGGCGACCAGTGGTTCACCGGCCCGGCCAACACGCCGCAGGGACTGTTCCTCGGGTCCTACGGGCCTGACGACGCCAACCCCGACATCGGTGACTCCGCCATCACCGAGACGGCCGGCATCGGTGGCTTCGCGATGGCAGCGGCTCCCGCGATCGTGCGCTTCGTCGGCGGGGACGTGCCGTTCGCGCTGCGGGCGACGCGCACGATGTACGAGATCACCGTGGGCGAGCACACGGCATACCAGGTGCCCATCCTGGAGTTCCGCGGTACGCCCACCGGCATCGACGTGGTCGCGGTCGCGCGCACCGGGATCCTGCCCCAGATCAACACCGGCATGGCCGGACGGGTCGCCGGGACCGGGCAGGTGGGCGCCGGTCTGGTGAACCCACCGGTGGAGTGCTTCACGCAGGCCCTCGAGGCGCTCGCGGCGACTGCCACCCCCTGA
- a CDS encoding DUF3017 domain-containing protein, with protein MTTPRLGWWWAIAPVLVSGLLAFAQGDVRLGGYLVAAGVWFAALLRLVLPTSRSGGLAVRSRGVDAVTMAVLGLALVVITSSLDLTVRP; from the coding sequence GTGACCACGCCGCGCCTGGGGTGGTGGTGGGCCATCGCACCCGTCCTCGTGTCGGGGCTGTTGGCCTTCGCCCAGGGCGACGTGCGACTCGGCGGCTACCTCGTGGCCGCCGGCGTGTGGTTCGCGGCCCTGCTACGGCTGGTGCTGCCGACCTCGCGCAGCGGTGGGCTCGCGGTGCGCTCGCGCGGCGTGGACGCCGTCACCATGGCCGTGCTCGGCCTGGCGTTGGTCGTGATCACGTCCTCGCTGGACCTGACGGTCCGGCCCTGA
- a CDS encoding NADP-dependent isocitrate dehydrogenase → MAKIIYTLTDEAPMLATYSFLPVIEAFAGAAGVDVETRDISLAGRIIAAFDDLLPEDQRIGDALAELGALATTPEANIIKLPNVSASVPQLKAAVAELQSKGYALPDYPDEVLTDEQRDIRARYDSVKGSAVNPVLREGNSDRRAPAAVKNYARRHPHSMGAWSADSKTTVATMGQDDFRSNEQSVVMPAADTLTIQLVGPDGTTVLKDGLAVLEGEVVDATVMRAAALDTFLTEQIARAKADGVLFSVHLKATMMKVSDPIIFGHVVRAFLPEVFAAYGTQLAAAGLSPTNGLGSILDGLGALDNGAEIRAAIEAGLAAGPRLAMVNSDKGITNLHVPSDVIVDASMPAMIRTSGHMWGPDGAEHDTLAVIPDSSYAGVYQAVIEDCRAHGAYDPTTMGSVPNVGLMAQKAEEYGSHDKTFEIAESGTVQVVSSAGEVLMAHDVEPGDIWRACQTKDAPIRDWVKLAVTRARASHTPAVFWLDRERAHDANLIAKVEAYLPEHDTDGLDLQILSPVDAATFSVERIRKGEDTISVTGNVLRDYNTDLFPILELGTSAKMLSVVPLMNGGGLFETGAGGSAPKHVQQLVQENYLRWDSLGEFLALAESLRHMSTTTDNPRAEILADTLDRATERLLNENKSPARKVGQIDNRGSHFYLAMFWADELATQTQDAELAAAFASVAQTLTAEEQTITAELLGVQGHPADIGGYYRPDEAKAIAVMRPSATFNRALASLR, encoded by the coding sequence ATGGCCAAGATCATCTACACCCTCACCGACGAAGCGCCCATGCTGGCGACGTACTCGTTCCTGCCGGTGATCGAGGCGTTTGCCGGGGCGGCCGGCGTCGACGTCGAGACCCGCGACATCTCCCTGGCCGGCCGCATCATCGCGGCGTTCGACGACCTGCTCCCCGAGGACCAGCGGATCGGTGACGCCCTCGCCGAGCTCGGCGCCCTGGCGACCACGCCCGAGGCCAACATCATCAAGCTCCCCAACGTCTCGGCCTCGGTCCCCCAGCTCAAGGCCGCTGTCGCCGAGCTCCAGAGCAAGGGCTACGCGCTGCCCGACTACCCCGACGAGGTCCTCACCGACGAGCAGCGCGACATCCGCGCCCGCTACGACAGCGTGAAGGGCAGCGCGGTGAACCCGGTGCTGCGCGAGGGCAACTCAGACCGGCGGGCACCCGCCGCGGTCAAGAACTACGCGCGCCGGCACCCGCACTCGATGGGCGCCTGGTCAGCCGACTCCAAGACCACCGTCGCCACCATGGGCCAGGACGACTTCCGGTCCAACGAGCAGTCCGTGGTGATGCCGGCCGCCGACACGCTCACCATCCAGCTCGTGGGCCCCGACGGCACCACGGTCCTCAAGGACGGCCTCGCGGTCCTCGAGGGCGAGGTCGTCGACGCCACGGTGATGCGCGCCGCAGCGCTCGACACCTTCCTGACCGAGCAGATCGCCCGGGCCAAGGCCGACGGCGTGCTGTTCTCGGTCCACCTCAAGGCCACCATGATGAAGGTCTCCGACCCGATCATCTTCGGCCACGTCGTGCGCGCGTTCCTCCCCGAGGTCTTCGCGGCATACGGCACGCAGCTCGCCGCGGCGGGGCTGTCGCCCACCAACGGACTCGGGTCGATCCTCGACGGCCTCGGCGCCCTCGACAACGGCGCCGAGATCAGGGCGGCCATCGAGGCCGGGCTCGCGGCCGGGCCGCGCCTGGCCATGGTCAACTCCGACAAGGGGATCACCAACCTGCACGTGCCGAGCGACGTGATCGTCGACGCCTCGATGCCCGCGATGATCCGCACCTCGGGTCACATGTGGGGTCCAGACGGTGCCGAGCACGACACCCTCGCGGTGATCCCCGACAGCTCGTATGCCGGGGTCTACCAGGCCGTCATCGAGGACTGCCGCGCGCACGGCGCGTACGACCCCACCACCATGGGCTCCGTGCCCAACGTGGGCCTGATGGCGCAGAAGGCCGAGGAGTACGGCAGCCACGACAAGACGTTCGAGATCGCCGAGTCCGGCACCGTCCAGGTGGTCAGCAGCGCTGGTGAGGTCCTGATGGCCCACGACGTCGAGCCGGGCGACATCTGGCGTGCCTGCCAGACCAAGGACGCCCCGATCCGCGACTGGGTCAAGCTTGCCGTGACCCGGGCGCGGGCGTCCCACACCCCGGCCGTGTTCTGGCTCGACCGCGAGCGCGCCCACGACGCCAACCTCATCGCCAAGGTCGAGGCCTATCTCCCCGAGCACGACACCGATGGCCTCGACCTGCAGATCCTCTCGCCGGTGGACGCGGCGACCTTCTCGGTGGAGCGCATCCGCAAGGGCGAGGACACCATCTCGGTGACGGGCAACGTCCTGCGCGACTACAACACCGACCTCTTCCCGATCCTCGAGCTCGGGACCAGCGCGAAGATGCTCTCCGTGGTGCCGCTGATGAACGGCGGCGGCCTGTTCGAGACCGGGGCGGGCGGCTCGGCGCCCAAGCACGTGCAGCAGCTGGTCCAGGAGAACTACCTGCGCTGGGACAGCCTCGGCGAGTTCCTCGCCCTCGCCGAGAGCCTGCGCCACATGTCGACGACGACCGACAACCCGCGCGCCGAGATCCTCGCCGACACCCTCGACCGCGCCACCGAGCGGCTCCTCAACGAGAACAAGTCACCGGCACGCAAGGTGGGCCAGATCGACAACCGGGGCAGCCACTTCTACCTCGCGATGTTCTGGGCCGACGAGCTGGCCACCCAGACCCAGGATGCCGAGCTGGCCGCGGCCTTCGCATCCGTCGCGCAGACGCTGACCGCCGAGGAGCAGACGATCACCGCCGAGCTGCTCGGGGTGCAGGGCCACCCCGCCGACATCGGCGGGTACTACCGGCCCGACGAGGCCAAGGCGATCGCCGTCATGCGTCCGTCGGCGACCTTCAACCGGGCACTCGCGTCGCTCCGCTAG